From Pan paniscus chromosome 9, NHGRI_mPanPan1-v2.0_pri, whole genome shotgun sequence, the proteins below share one genomic window:
- the LOC100985735 gene encoding olfactory receptor 5D18, whose amino-acid sequence MLLTDRNTSGTTFTLLGFSDYPELQVPLFLVFLAIYSVTVLGNIGLIVIIKINPKLHTPMYFFLSQLSFVDFCYSSIIAPKMLVNLVVKDRTISFLGCIVQFFFFCTFVVTESFLLAVMAYDRFVAICNPLLYTVAMSQKLCVLLVVGSYAWGVACSLELTCSALKLCFHGFNTINHFFCEFSSLLSLSCSDTYINQWLLFFLATFNEVSTLLIVLTSYAFIVVTILKMRSVSGHRKAFSTCASHLTAITIFHGTILILYCVPNSKNSRHTVKVASVFYTVVIPMLNPLIYSLRNKDVKDTVTEILDTKVFSY is encoded by the coding sequence ATGCTGCTGACAGATAGAAATACAAGTGGGACCACGTTCACCCTCTTGGGCTTCTCAGATTACCCAGAACTGCAAGTCCCACTCTTCCTGGTTTTTCTAGCCATCTACAGTGTCACTGTGCTAGGGAATATTGGGTTGATTGTGATCATCAAAATCAACCCCAAACTGCATACCCCCATGTACTTTTTCCTCAGCCAACTCTCCTTTGTGGATTTCTGCTATTCCTCCATCATTGCTCCCAAGATGTTGGTGAACCTTGTTGTCAAAGACAGAACCATTTCATTTTTAGGATGCATAgtacaattctttttcttctgtacCTTTGTGGTCACTGAATCCTTTTTATTAGCTGTGATGGCCTATGACCGCTTCGTGGCCATTTGCAACCCTCTGCTCTACACAGTTGCCATGTCCCAGAAACTCTGCGTGCTGCTGGTTGTGGGATCCTATGCCTGGGGAGTCGCATGTTCCTTGGAACTGACGTGCTCTGCTTTAAAGTTATGTTTTCATGGTTTCAACACAATCAATCACTTCTTCTGTGAGTTCTCCTCACTACTCTCCCTTTCTTGCTCTGATACTTACATCAACCAGTGGCTGCTATTCTTTCTTGCCACCTTTAATGAAGTCAGCACACTACTCATCGTTCTCACATCTTATGCGTTCATTGTTGTAACCATCCTCAAGATGCGTTCAGTCAGTGGGCACCGCAAAGCCTTCTCCACCTGTGCCTCCCACCTGACTGCCATCACCATCTTCCATGGCACCATCCTCATCCTTTACTGTGTGCCCAACTCCAAAAACTCCAGGCACACAGTCAAAGTGGCCTCTGTGTTTTACACCGTGGTGATCCCCATGTTGAATCCCCTGATctacagtctgagaaataaagatgtcAAGGATACAGTCACCGAGATACTGGACACCAAAGTCTTCTCTTACTGA